One stretch of Alcaligenes aquatilis DNA includes these proteins:
- the sufU gene encoding Fe-S cluster assembly sulfur transfer protein SufU, which translates to MSQDFNGLRELYQEVIFDHNRSPRNFEVIENASHFANGHNPLCGDQLAVYAVVEDGIVQKVSFVGHGCAISKASASLMTEAVKGLSLAEFESLFQDMHAMLTEAHPDRDLGKLEVLSGVREFPARVKCATLAWHTLHNAINQAKETAQTE; encoded by the coding sequence ATGAGCCAGGATTTCAACGGGCTGCGCGAGCTCTACCAAGAGGTCATTTTTGACCATAATCGCAGCCCGCGTAACTTTGAAGTAATAGAAAACGCCAGCCATTTTGCCAATGGCCACAATCCTTTGTGCGGGGATCAACTGGCTGTTTACGCGGTCGTGGAAGACGGCATTGTGCAGAAAGTCAGCTTTGTGGGGCATGGCTGCGCTATTTCCAAAGCCTCGGCATCCTTGATGACCGAAGCGGTGAAGGGCCTGAGTCTGGCCGAGTTTGAGTCTCTCTTTCAAGATATGCACGCCATGCTGACAGAGGCCCATCCCGATCGAGATCTGGGCAAGTTGGAAGTGTTGTCGGGTGTGCGTGAATTCCCCGCACGGGTTAAATGTGCCACTTTGGCCTGGCATACCCTGCATAACGCCATCAATCAGGCCAAAGAAACCGCGCAAACCGAATAA
- a CDS encoding cysteine desulfurase, producing the protein MNAPMPVTAAGLLNHREDFPILARPIRGQRLSYLDNGATTQKPRSVIEAEARFYEQSNANIHRGVHWLSQHATELYDQARSTVRAFLNAARDEEIVFTRGTTESINLVAYSWGMDNLKAGDEILLTGLEHHSNIVPWQLVAQRTGAIIRVVPVLDNGELDQEAFKQLLNEKTRLLAVGHVSNALGTINPIADMTRQAHAVGAKVLVDGAQSVPHGVVDVQALDADFYTFSAHKLYGPTGMGALYVRYEILDSMSPWMGGGDMITTVSFEQSNYAPVPQRFEAGTPNIAGAITMAAAMDYLMGIGMQRIADHEALLLEYATDALLAMPGIRIVGTAAHKAGIVSFLVDGIHPHDLGTILDMDGVAVRAGHHCAMPLMTRFGIPGTARASFALYNDYADIDALLASLRKAQKLFGVG; encoded by the coding sequence ACCGCGAGGATTTCCCTATCCTGGCCCGCCCCATCCGGGGCCAACGCCTGTCCTATCTGGATAACGGGGCGACGACGCAAAAGCCGCGCTCGGTCATTGAAGCCGAGGCGCGATTCTATGAGCAGTCCAATGCCAACATCCACCGTGGTGTGCATTGGCTATCTCAGCATGCTACTGAGCTGTACGATCAGGCCAGAAGCACAGTGCGGGCATTTCTGAATGCCGCGCGCGACGAAGAAATTGTGTTTACGCGTGGCACCACAGAATCCATCAATCTGGTGGCGTATAGCTGGGGCATGGACAATCTGAAAGCAGGCGATGAAATCTTGCTGACAGGCTTGGAGCATCACTCCAATATCGTGCCTTGGCAATTGGTTGCACAACGTACCGGTGCCATCATTCGCGTGGTGCCCGTGCTGGACAATGGCGAGCTGGATCAGGAAGCGTTCAAGCAATTGCTCAATGAAAAAACCCGCTTGTTGGCCGTGGGGCATGTGTCCAATGCCTTGGGTACGATCAATCCCATCGCTGACATGACCCGTCAGGCGCATGCCGTCGGTGCCAAGGTACTGGTGGATGGCGCTCAATCCGTTCCCCACGGTGTGGTGGACGTGCAGGCTCTGGATGCTGACTTCTACACGTTCTCGGCACACAAACTGTACGGCCCCACGGGTATGGGCGCTTTGTACGTACGCTACGAGATTCTGGACAGCATGTCACCTTGGATGGGTGGCGGAGACATGATCACCACCGTCAGTTTCGAGCAAAGCAATTACGCGCCGGTTCCACAGCGCTTTGAGGCAGGTACACCCAATATCGCGGGCGCCATCACTATGGCAGCTGCCATGGATTATTTGATGGGTATAGGTATGCAGCGTATTGCCGACCACGAGGCGCTATTGCTGGAGTATGCGACCGATGCCTTGTTGGCCATGCCGGGTATCCGTATTGTCGGTACGGCCGCACACAAGGCAGGCATTGTGTCCTTCTTGGTCGATGGCATTCACCCACACGATCTGGGCACCATCCTGGACATGGACGGCGTTGCCGTGCGTGCTGGTCATCACTGTGCCATGCCCTTGATGACACGTTTTGGTATTCCGGGCACAGCTCGTGCCTCCTTTGCCTTGTATAACGATTACGCAGACATTGATGCTTTGCTGGCTAGCCTGCGCAAAGCTCAGAAACTATTTGGAGTTGGCTAA
- a CDS encoding curlin-associated protein, giving the protein MNGKLSTLAIALGTALALPTLALADNATVTQTGNFNKGVVLQNHNANANATIDVNGDRNDDYINQWDNGTVRTTVKVINGNDNKAVVEQSRSGGNSTITITQSRNRNDAFASQWQANGSQIGIKQLRSDNKAVVEQVRSTGDQAWVNQTGQMGDAYVNQYRTRDALAVINDSGARNDSVIEQDNSSHVNAFITQSGYKGDAYINQYKSMSSTASITDSGKYDKGVIDQWNVSNSNASIVQGGGHKNDATISQTGTWWGNSDRLHASIVQIGSHNKAVTEQTGYSNDSNIIQSGLGNDAYNSQAGIGNDSYISQGGGYNKAVVTQVGFNLDSSVMQNGWGNRAQVVQSGLSHNSTVTQTGNFNNAYVNQH; this is encoded by the coding sequence ATGAACGGCAAACTGTCCACATTAGCTATTGCCCTGGGCACCGCGCTGGCCCTGCCCACACTGGCGCTGGCTGACAACGCCACCGTGACGCAGACCGGCAATTTCAACAAAGGCGTCGTTCTTCAAAACCACAACGCCAACGCCAACGCGACCATCGACGTGAATGGAGACCGCAACGACGATTACATCAACCAATGGGATAACGGTACGGTTCGCACCACCGTGAAGGTCATCAACGGCAACGACAACAAGGCCGTGGTGGAACAAAGCCGCAGCGGCGGCAACTCCACGATCACCATCACCCAGTCACGCAACCGCAACGACGCCTTTGCCAGCCAATGGCAGGCCAACGGTTCGCAAATCGGCATCAAGCAATTACGCTCGGACAACAAGGCGGTTGTGGAACAAGTCCGCAGCACCGGTGACCAGGCCTGGGTAAACCAAACGGGACAAATGGGCGATGCCTATGTCAATCAATACCGAACCCGTGACGCACTGGCTGTCATCAACGACAGCGGCGCGCGCAACGACTCGGTCATCGAGCAAGACAACAGCAGCCATGTCAACGCCTTCATTACCCAGTCGGGGTACAAGGGAGATGCGTACATCAATCAATACAAAAGCATGAGCTCGACCGCCAGCATCACCGACAGCGGCAAGTACGACAAAGGCGTGATCGATCAGTGGAATGTCTCCAACTCGAACGCCTCCATCGTCCAGGGCGGTGGCCACAAAAATGATGCCACTATCAGCCAAACCGGCACGTGGTGGGGCAATTCGGATCGCCTGCACGCCAGTATTGTTCAGATCGGCTCGCATAACAAAGCCGTTACTGAACAGACCGGCTACAGCAACGATAGCAACATCATCCAAAGTGGTTTGGGTAATGACGCCTACAACTCCCAAGCAGGCATCGGCAACGATTCCTACATCAGCCAGGGCGGCGGCTATAACAAGGCCGTGGTTACCCAGGTCGGTTTCAACCTGGACTCGTCGGTAATGCAGAACGGTTGGGGCAACCGCGCTCAAGTGGTGCAAAGCGGCCTGAGCCACAACAGCACCGTCACCCAGACGGGCAACTTCAACAATGCGTATGTCAACCAGCACTAA
- the sufT gene encoding putative Fe-S cluster assembly protein SufT, whose translation MSYFERHDVLVSRDCPAVSIPYGAPVTIEAGCTATITQKLGGSYTVMVEGNLYRIEGVDADALGFESQDKPEVFVPELPLSEKTIEDAAWIVLASVYDPEIPVDIVNLGLVYACHVNQTGPETFSITMDMTLTAPGCGMGTMIADEARYKLETIQGVEKAVVELVWDPPWSRERMSESARLQLGML comes from the coding sequence ATGAGCTACTTTGAACGACATGATGTGCTGGTCAGCCGGGACTGTCCGGCTGTCAGTATCCCTTACGGTGCTCCCGTTACGATCGAGGCGGGTTGTACAGCAACGATTACCCAGAAGCTGGGTGGCAGCTATACCGTGATGGTAGAGGGCAACCTTTACCGAATTGAAGGTGTCGATGCCGATGCGCTGGGTTTCGAGTCTCAGGATAAACCCGAGGTTTTTGTACCCGAGCTGCCTCTGAGCGAAAAAACCATTGAAGACGCTGCCTGGATTGTGCTTGCCAGCGTGTACGATCCGGAAATCCCGGTCGATATCGTTAATCTGGGTCTGGTGTATGCCTGTCATGTAAACCAGACTGGGCCGGAAACGTTCTCCATCACTATGGACATGACGCTGACGGCTCCGGGTTGCGGTATGGGCACCATGATTGCGGACGAAGCCCGCTATAAGCTGGAGACCATCCAGGGCGTAGAGAAAGCGGTGGTGGAGCTGGTTTGGGATCCGCCTTGGAGCCGGGAACGTATGAGTGAATCAGCCCGCTTGCAATTAGGGATGCTGTAG
- a CDS encoding response regulator transcription factor, whose product MTTIIIVEPHTLFRLGIVRLLADTLPSAELLSMDYESMETGLQTRCCELLLLSVPSAKACLKLLADAHRSLQPSAVLLIAESHYALPALQDMPAGVMGHLLKTATPELMAASINLVLAGGSCFPSPAPQHQTTAMATPVTPPSSPSPFQAHPDKLITSYEPIRWPPADPETNHLDEARLLGLTPRQYEVLVLLARGMTIKGVARQLNISSATAKAHAETLYMRMNVHNRNEAVYHAVSKGARLGMPNTHIEKAC is encoded by the coding sequence ATGACAACAATTATCATCGTGGAGCCACACACCTTATTCAGGTTGGGTATCGTACGGCTGCTGGCAGACACCCTGCCCAGCGCGGAACTGCTCAGCATGGACTACGAATCAATGGAAACCGGTCTGCAGACACGATGTTGTGAGCTGCTGCTATTGTCGGTGCCATCGGCCAAGGCCTGTTTGAAGCTGCTGGCTGATGCGCACCGCAGCCTGCAACCCAGCGCCGTACTCCTGATAGCCGAGTCCCACTACGCCTTGCCTGCGCTTCAAGACATGCCTGCCGGCGTTATGGGACATTTGCTCAAGACCGCCACACCGGAATTAATGGCGGCTTCGATCAATCTGGTGTTGGCCGGCGGCTCCTGTTTTCCATCGCCTGCGCCCCAGCATCAAACGACGGCAATGGCCACGCCTGTAACCCCGCCATCGAGTCCATCGCCGTTCCAAGCCCATCCCGACAAGCTGATTACATCCTACGAGCCCATACGCTGGCCACCCGCCGATCCTGAAACAAACCATCTTGACGAAGCACGGCTGCTAGGCCTGACGCCGCGCCAGTATGAAGTGCTGGTGCTATTGGCACGCGGCATGACCATCAAGGGCGTGGCCCGGCAGTTGAATATTTCATCGGCTACAGCCAAAGCGCATGCTGAAACCCTGTATATGCGGATGAACGTACACAACCGCAACGAGGCCGTCTATCACGCGGTCTCCAAAGGAGCCAGGCTAGGGATGCCCAACACCCACATCGAAAAAGCCTGCTAA